The following are encoded together in the Vigna unguiculata cultivar IT97K-499-35 chromosome 2, ASM411807v1, whole genome shotgun sequence genome:
- the LOC114174688 gene encoding uncharacterized protein LOC114174688 translates to MTVRNGNNGVMVERRAVEAPKNLMEIITILAEAIKSLCHTDIPNLHRAIVHAVLDKGKKRIGSECRERSDCVEVKDTQMLKELYELKRLLRRTMLFSSPKRYLTFLFAAGFEHEDVLQRERTSGILKPAFTVIRDQESKCLLVFIRGTRSIKDIVTDALCAPVPFNHSMVSGHAHSGMAASADWIRERCVPLLLEALRQYPHYKIKIVGHSLGGGTAALLTYKLREIQQLSSTTCVTFGPAACMTLGLAEFGKPFITSVINGCDIVPTLSVSSFYDFIDEGRTKDKNIGISFAKAIAKHAVHSCTEVVKKHKHSLFHRENIRALSENLVEASGLSGTSFEPLLSEEHLLIESIDDNDEYNSSSEGSDNDDSDDDNENEDQLLNEMGNLELRKHVYIPDIHAKEKDISDETSARRRLYPPGKIMHMITSHMSENSNSNQSDADEKHVCLYRTPTQLYGKLRFSRGIILDHCTKRYLKKLQQLINTLEKE, encoded by the exons ATGACGGTGAGAAATGGAAATAATGGTGTGATGGTTGAACGAAGGGCAGTTGAAGCGCCCAAAAATCTGATGGAGATAATCACCATATTAGCAGAAGCGATAAAGTCGCTCTGTCACACCGACATCCCCAACCTCCACAGAGCCATCGTTCACGCTGTGTTGGACAAG GGCAAGAAAAGAATTGGAAGTGAATGCCGTGAAAGAAGTGATTGTGTAGAAGTCAAAGACACCCAAATGTTAAAGGAGTTATATGAGTTGAAGAGATTGTTGAGACGCACCATGCTTTTCAGCAGCCCCAAACGTTATCTAACATTTCTATTTGCAGCGGGGTTCGAACACGAGGATGTCCTCCAAAGGGAGAGAACATCTGGG ATTCTGAAGCCTGCTTTCACGGTTATACGTGATCAAGAATCGAAATGTTTGCTGGTGTTCATCCGTGGAACGCGTAGCATAAAAGACATTGTCACAGATGCACTGTGTGCTCCTGTGCCTTTCAATCACAGCATGGTTTCAGGACATGCACACAGTGGTATGGCTGCTTCGGCTGATTGGATTAGAGAACGCTGCGTTCCTCTACTACTTGAAGCTCTTCGTCAATACCCCCACTACAAAATCAAG ATCGTTGGACACTCGCTGGGTGGTGGTACTGCTGCACTCTTGACTTATAAGCTTAGAGAAATTCAACAATTGTCTTCAACAACTTGTGTCACATTTGGCCCAG CTGCCTGTATGACATTGGGGTTAGCTGAATTTGGAAAACCCTTTATCACTTCTGTAATAAATGGTTGTGACATAGTGCCTACACTGTCAGTTTCTTCTTTTTATGATTTCATTGATGAG GGTCGGACTAAGGATAAAAACATTGGAATATCTTTTGCGAAAGCCATTGCAAAACATGCAGTACACAGTTGCACCGAG GTTGTGAAGAAGCATAAACACTCATTGTTCCACCGTGAGAATATTCGCGCATTGTCAGAGAACTTGGTTGAAGCTTCTGGATTATCTGGGACAAGTTTTGAACCTCTTTTAAGTGAAGAGCACTTACTCATAGAATCTATTGATGATAATGATGAATATAATTCTTCCAGTGAAGGATCTGACAATGATGACTCAGATGAcgataatgaaaatgaagatcaACTGTTGAATGAAATGGGGAATCTTGAACTAAGAAAACATGTTTATATCCCTGACATTCATGCTAAGGAGAAAGATATCAGTGATGAAACATCAGCTAGGCGACGTCTTTATCCACCAGGCAAGATCATGCATATGATCACTTCACATATGTCTGAAAATTCCAACTCAAACCAGAGTGATGCTGATGAAAAACATGTCTGCTTATATCGAACGCCTACACAGTTGTATGGAAAACTCAGATTTTCAAGAGGAATTATACTGGATCATTGCACAAAAAGGTATCTGAAGAAGTTACAACAATTAATCAATACACTAGAGAAAGAGTGA
- the LOC114174685 gene encoding sn1-specific diacylglycerol lipase beta-like translates to MTVRRNEPRALKAPKNRMGDIPILAEAIMLCYTQRRYIFNSPRAIAHAVLDKSNKTIGSECRERSDCAEVKGREILKDLYELKRLLRHAMLFSSPKRYLAFLFPAGFEGEDVLQRERTSGFLRPAFTVIRDKESKCLVVFIRGTRSIKDIVTDALCAPVPFNHSMVSGHAHCGMAASADWISKRCIPVLLEALRQYPHFKIKIVGHSLGGGTAALLTYKLREIQQLSSATCVTFGPAACMTLELAEFGKPFITSIINGSDTVPTLSASSVHDFIDEGRNKDKNILDAVGTGFSLAKAIAEHAVNCCTEVVKKHKHSLFHRENIRALSENLVEASGLSGTSFEPLLSEEHLLKESIDDDEYNFSSEGYDNDDSDDDNENEDQLLNEMGNLELRKPVYIPDIHAKEKDIIDETSARRRLYPPGKIMHMITSHMSENSNSNQSDADEKHVCLYRTPTQLYEKLRFSRGMILDHRTKRYMKKLQQLINKLEKEQFKYRGG, encoded by the exons ATGACGGTGAGGAGGAATGAACCAAGGGCACTTAAAGCGCCCAAAAATCGGATGGGGGACATCCCCATATTAGCAGAGGCGATAATGTTATGTTACACCCAGAGACGCTACATCTTCAACTCGCCCAGAGCCATAGCTCACGCTGTGTTGGACAAG AGTAACAAAACGATTGGAAGTGAATGCCGAGAAAGAAGTGATTGTGCAGAAGTGAAAGGCCGCGAAATCTTGAAGGACTTATACGAGTTGAAGAGATTGTTGAGACATGCCATGCTTTTCAGCAGCCCCAAACGCTATCTAGCATTTCTATTTCCAGCGGGGTTCGAAGGCGAGGATGTCCTCCAAAGGGAGAGAACATCTGGG TTTCTGAGGCCTGCTTTCACGGTTATACGTGATAAAGAATCGAAATGTTTGGTGGTGTTCATCCGTGGAACGCGTAGCATAAAAGACATTGTCACAGATGCACTGTGTGCTCCTGTGCCTTTCAATCACAGCATGGTTTCAGGACATGCACACTGTGGTATGGCTGCTTCGGCTGATTGGATTAGCAAACGCTGCATTCCTGTATTACTTGAAGCTCTTCGTCAATACCCCCACTTCAAAATCAAG ATCGTTGGACACTCGCTTGGTGGTGGTACTGCTGCACTCTTGACTTATAAGCTTAGAGAAATTCAACAGTTGTCTTCAGCAACTTGTGTCACATTTGGCCCAG CTGCCTGTATGACATTGGAATTAGCTGAATTTGGGAAACCCTTTATCACTTCTATAATAAATGGTTCTGACACAGTGCCTACACTATCAGCTTCTTCTGTTCATGATTTCATTGATGAG GGTCGGAATAAGGATAAAAACATCTTAGACGCAGTTGGAACTGGCTTTTCTTTAGCCAAAGCCATTGCAGAACATGCAGTAAACTGTTGCACCGAG GTTGTGAAGAAACATAAACACTCATTGTTCCACCGTGAGAATATTCGCGCATTGTCAGAGAACTTGGTTGAAGCTTCTGGATTATCTGGGACAAGTTTTGAACCTCTTTTAAGTGAAGAGCACTTACTCAAAGAATCTATTGATGatgatgaatataatttttcGAGTGAAGGATATGACAATGATGACTCAGATGAcgataatgaaaatgaagatcaACTGTTGAATGAAATGGGGAATCTTGAACTAAGAAAACCTGTTTATATCCCTGACATTCATGCTAAGGAGAAAGATATCATTGATGAAACATCAGCTAGGCGACGTCTTTATCCACCAGGCAAGATCATGCATATGATCACTTCACATATGTCTGAAAATTCCAACTCAAACCAGAGTGATGCTGATGAAAAACATGTCTGCTTATATCGAACGCCTACACAGTTGTATGAAAAACTCAGATTTTCAAGAGGAATGATACTGGATCATCGCACAAAAAGGTATATGAAGAAGTTACAACAACTAATCAATAAACTAGAGAAAGAGCAATTCAAATATCGTGGAGGATGa
- the LOC114174686 gene encoding sn1-specific diacylglycerol lipase beta-like — translation MTMSNGNNCVRVERRVLEAPKNLMEVILILAEAIMLLCYTERRYIFNLPRAIAHAVLDKSKKTIGSECRERSDCAEVKGREILKDLYELKRLLRRAMLFSSGKRFLAFLFAAGFDEEDVLFRKRTSRILKPAFTVIRDKESKCLLVFIRGTRSIKDTLTDALCAPVSFDHNMVSGHAHRGMVAAADWIRKRCIPVLLEALHQYPNFKIKIVGHSLGGGTAALLTYKLREIQPLSSATCVTFGPAACMTLELAEFGKPFITSIVNGSDIVPTLSASSVHDFIAEGRNTDKNILSAVGTRISFAKAIAEHAVNCCTEVVKKHKHSLLLRSHRENIHTSSNNFVGASGLSETSLDPLLCEDQLFVDDDDEYNSCSEGSDNDDSDDDDNDNEDQLLNQMGNLGLGNDVNIPDKTDETSARRRLYPPGRIMHMVPSHVSENSNSNHTDSDEKHVSLYQTPAQLYGKLRFSRGMILDHSTKKYLKKLQQLINELEKE, via the exons ATGACGATGAGCAATGGAAATAATTGTGTGAGGGTTGAACGAAGGGTACTTGAAGCGCCCAAAAATCTGATGGAGGTAATCCTCATATTAGCAGAAGCGATAATGTTGCTCTGTTACACCGAGAGACGCTACATCTTCAACTTGCCCAGAGCCATCGCTCACGCTGTGTTAGACAAG AGTAAGAAAACGATTGGAAGTGAATGCCGAGAAAGAAGTGATTGTGCAGAAGTGAAAGGCCGCGAAATCTTGAAGGACTTATACGAGTTGAAGAGATTGTTGAGACGTGCCATGCTTTTCAGCAGTGGCAAGCGCTTTCTAGCATTTCTATTTGCTGCTGGATTCGATGAGGAGGATGTGCTCTTTAGGAAGAGAACATCTAGG ATTCTGAAGCCTGCTTTCACGGTTATACGTGATAAAGAATCAAAATGTTTGCTGGTGTTCATCCGTGGAACTCGTAGCATAAAAGACACTCTCACAGATGCACTGTGTGCTCCTGTGTCTTTCGATCACAACATGGTTTCAGGACATGCACACCGTGGTATGGTTGCTGCGGCTGATTGGATTAGAAAACGCTGTATTCCTGTACTACTTGAAGCTCTTCATCAATACCCCAACTTCAAAATCAAG ATCGTTGGACACTCGCTGGGTGGTGGTACTGCTGCACTCTTGACTTATAAGCTTAGAGAAATTCAACCGTTGTCTTCAGCAACTTGTGTCACATTTGGCCCAG CTGCCTGTATGACATTGGAGTTGGCTGAGTTCGGGAAACCCTTTATCACTTCCATTGTAAATGGTTCGGACATAGTGCCTACACTGTCAGCTTCTTCTGTTCATGATTTCATTGCTGAG GGTCGGAATACGGATAAAAACATCTTAAGCGCAGTTGGGACTCGCATATCTTTTGCCAAAGCCATTGCAGAACATGCAGTAAATTGTTGCACCGAG GTTGTGAAGAAGCATAAACACTCACTATTACTTCGGTCCCATCGTGAGAATATTCACACATCGTCAAATAACTTTGTTGGAGCTTCTGGATTATCTGAGACAAGTTTGGATCCTCTTTTATGTGAAGACCAGTTATTCgtagatgatgatgatgaatatAATTCTTGCAGTGAAGGATCTGACAATGATGACTCAGATGATGACGATAATGACAATGAAGATCAATTGTTGAATCAAATGGGGAATCTTGGACTGGGAAATGATGTTAATATCCCTGACAAAACTGATGAAACATCAGCTAGGCGACGTCTTTATCCACCAGGCAGGATCATGCATATGGTCCCTTCACACGTGTCTGAAAATTCGAACTCAAACCACACTGATTCTGATGAAAAACATGTCTCCTTATATCAAACGCCTGCACAGCTGTATGGAAAACTCAGATTTTCAAGAGGAATGATACTGGATCATTCCACGAAAAAGTATCTGAAGAAGTTACAACAACTAATCAATGAACTAGAGAAAGAGTGA